In one Pseudomonas purpurea genomic region, the following are encoded:
- the yidC gene encoding membrane protein insertase YidC: MDIKRTILIVALAIVSYVMVLKWNQDYGQAALPTQNVAASTTAPGLPDTATGNNASVSDDIPRAASDTSAPAEAPVAASKDLIQIKTDVLDLAIDPQGGDIAQLKLPLYPRRQDHPEIPFQLFDNGGERTYLAQSGLIGTNGPDANPAGRPVFSSEKKTYQLADGQDQLVVDLKFSKDGVNYIKRFTLKRGLYDVTVSYLIDNQSAQPWSGAMFAQLKRDASSDPSSSTATGTATYLGAALWTSSEPYKKVSMKDMDKGSLKETVQGGWVAWLQHYFVTAWIPAKGENNIVQTRKDSKGNYIIGYTGPALTAAPGAKVETSAVLYAGPKSQAVLKELSPGLELTVDYGILWFIAQPIFWLLQHIHALVGNWGWSIIFLTMLIKGIFFPLSAASYKSMARMRAVAPKLAALKEQHGDDRQKMSQAMMELYKKEKINPLGGCLPILVQMPVFLSLYWVLLESVEMRQAPFMLWITDLSIKDPFFILPIIMGATMFIQQQLNPTPPDPMQAKVMKLMPIIFTFFFLWFPAGLVLYWVVNNCLSIAQQWYITRKIEAATKKADA; this comes from the coding sequence GTGTCGTATGTCATGGTCCTTAAGTGGAACCAGGACTATGGCCAGGCTGCCCTGCCGACTCAGAATGTTGCTGCCAGCACCACCGCACCGGGCCTACCGGACACGGCGACTGGCAATAACGCTTCCGTTAGTGACGACATTCCACGCGCGGCAAGCGATACCAGTGCTCCAGCCGAAGCTCCAGTGGCGGCCAGCAAAGACCTCATCCAGATCAAAACGGATGTGCTCGACCTGGCTATCGATCCACAAGGTGGTGATATCGCCCAGCTGAAGCTGCCGCTGTATCCACGTCGCCAGGATCACCCGGAAATTCCGTTCCAGCTGTTCGATAACGGCGGCGAGCGGACCTATCTGGCACAAAGCGGTCTGATCGGCACCAACGGTCCGGACGCAAATCCAGCAGGTCGCCCGGTGTTCTCTTCGGAGAAGAAGACGTATCAACTGGCTGATGGTCAGGATCAACTGGTTGTTGACCTGAAATTCAGCAAGGACGGCGTTAACTACATCAAGCGTTTCACCTTGAAACGTGGCCTGTACGACGTCACCGTTTCCTACTTGATCGACAACCAGAGCGCACAGCCCTGGTCCGGTGCAATGTTTGCGCAGTTGAAGCGTGACGCCAGTTCCGATCCTTCTTCCAGCACTGCCACCGGCACCGCGACTTACCTGGGCGCCGCCCTGTGGACAAGTTCCGAGCCGTACAAGAAAGTGTCCATGAAGGACATGGACAAGGGTTCGCTGAAAGAAACCGTTCAAGGGGGCTGGGTTGCCTGGTTGCAACACTACTTCGTGACCGCGTGGATTCCGGCGAAGGGCGAAAACAACATCGTCCAGACCCGTAAAGACAGCAAAGGCAACTACATCATCGGTTACACCGGCCCGGCATTGACCGCAGCGCCAGGTGCGAAAGTAGAAACCAGCGCTGTTCTGTACGCCGGTCCGAAAAGCCAGGCGGTACTCAAAGAGTTGTCCCCAGGTCTGGAACTGACTGTCGACTACGGCATTCTGTGGTTCATTGCCCAGCCAATCTTCTGGCTGCTGCAACATATCCACGCTCTGGTCGGTAACTGGGGCTGGTCGATCATCTTCCTGACGATGCTGATCAAAGGGATTTTCTTCCCGCTGTCGGCTGCCAGCTACAAATCCATGGCGCGCATGCGTGCAGTGGCACCTAAACTGGCTGCGCTGAAAGAGCAACATGGCGATGACCGGCAGAAAATGTCGCAAGCCATGATGGAGCTGTACAAGAAAGAGAAGATCAATCCGCTGGGTGGTTGCTTGCCAATCCTCGTGCAGATGCCGGTATTCCTTTCGCTGTACTGGGTACTCCTGGAAAGCGTGGAAATGCGCCAAGCGCCGTTCATGCTGTGGATTACCGACCTGTCGATCAAGGATCCGTTCTTCATTCTGCCGATCATCATGGGCGCAACCATGTTCATCCAGCAGCAGCTGAACCCGACACCTCCGGATCCGATGCAGGCCAAGGTGATGAAGCTGATGCCAATCATCTTCACCTTCTTCTTCCTGTGGTTCCCGGCAGGTCTGGTGCTGTACTGGGTTGTGAACAACTGCCTGTCCATCGCTCAACAGTGGTACATCACACGTAAGATTGAAGCGGCTACCAAAAAAGCCGACGCATAA